One genomic region from Leptolyngbyaceae cyanobacterium JSC-12 encodes:
- a CDS encoding Na+-transporting NADH:ubiquinone oxidoreductase, subunit NqrB (IMG reference gene:2510095046~PFAM: NQR2, RnfD, RnfE family), whose product MLQDARIYQILFLSIFLTLGIGTRDWTLHPGIILTAIFTCLTTQAIATWVDYNLRSRKSEVRSQKSEQEGDRGDQGDFSLLPLLPLSLSSPLLLSFLSPLITSLGLSLLLRTEHYTTMVVASVVAVVSKFVLRVNGKHVFNPGNVGIVVAVVLTQDAWISPGQWGEESWYALLFLGAGGIVLQRVGRWDTTVAFLGAYAFLEAMRNFWLGWTWDVWLHRLMSGSLLLFALFMVTDPRTIPNDRTARLIWAGAIALLTFILRNVFFIPTAVFWALFALSPLTPLLDTGWQAPRFEWREGRS is encoded by the coding sequence ATGCTGCAAGACGCTAGGATTTATCAAATCTTGTTTCTGTCGATATTCCTGACTCTGGGGATTGGTACACGCGACTGGACATTGCATCCAGGTATCATCCTGACAGCAATTTTCACCTGCTTGACAACGCAGGCGATCGCAACCTGGGTTGATTACAACCTCAGAAGTCGGAAGTCGGAAGTCAGAAGTCAGAAGTCAGAACAAGAGGGAGATAGGGGGGATCAGGGAGATTTCTCCTTATTACCGCTTTTACCTCTCTCCCTCTCCTCTCCCCTTCTGTTGTCCTTTCTCAGCCCACTCATCACCTCTCTTGGACTTAGCTTGCTATTGCGAACTGAGCATTACACCACGATGGTTGTGGCATCAGTTGTGGCAGTTGTCAGCAAGTTTGTCTTGCGGGTGAACGGAAAGCATGTATTCAATCCAGGCAATGTTGGAATTGTAGTTGCAGTTGTGCTGACGCAGGATGCCTGGATTTCGCCAGGGCAATGGGGAGAAGAAAGCTGGTATGCTCTGCTGTTCTTAGGGGCAGGTGGAATTGTTTTGCAACGAGTTGGGCGGTGGGATACGACTGTTGCCTTTCTGGGAGCCTATGCTTTTTTGGAAGCTATGCGAAATTTTTGGTTGGGTTGGACATGGGATGTTTGGTTGCATCGTCTCATGAGTGGCTCCCTCCTGCTGTTTGCCCTGTTTATGGTAACTGACCCCCGCACGATTCCCAACGATCGCACTGCCAGACTAATTTGGGCAGGCGCGATCGCCCTCCTGACCTTCATCCTACGAAATGTTTTCTTTATCCCAACAGCCGTTTTCTGGGCGCTATTTGCCCTGTCTCCCCTAACACCTCTACTAGATACAGGTTGGCAAGCCCCCCGCTTTGAGTGGAGAGAAGGCAGAAGCTAA
- a CDS encoding precorrin isomerase (IMG reference gene:2510095048~PFAM: Precorrin-8X methylmutase), producing the protein MEWHVSDAQSLAIIDREVGEHTFSPAEYEIVRRVIYATADFEYKSLIRFSDLALQSGAAALAARTTIVVDVPMVQVGIAQTIQSTFANPVYCSMDALTRPQKEKTRAAWGIETLARRYPEGIFVVGQAQTALTTLADLIKSEDIRPALVIGTPAGFVGVETAKEQLGESLVPHIRVEGRKGSAVVAAAIINGLVDLAWQAYGQEQTGMA; encoded by the coding sequence ATGGAATGGCATGTCAGCGATGCCCAAAGCCTAGCAATCATTGATCGCGAAGTTGGGGAGCACACCTTTTCACCCGCCGAGTATGAAATCGTCCGCCGAGTCATTTATGCAACGGCAGATTTTGAATACAAGTCGCTGATCCGCTTTTCGGATTTAGCATTGCAGTCAGGAGCGGCGGCATTGGCAGCTCGTACAACCATCGTAGTAGATGTCCCTATGGTGCAGGTTGGGATTGCCCAAACCATTCAAAGCACGTTTGCAAATCCTGTTTATTGCAGCATGGATGCACTTACTCGCCCTCAAAAGGAAAAGACTCGAGCAGCTTGGGGAATTGAAACCCTAGCACGTCGTTACCCAGAAGGAATTTTCGTAGTTGGGCAGGCTCAAACTGCGCTTACAACGCTGGCTGACTTGATCAAATCTGAAGACATTCGTCCAGCGCTAGTGATTGGCACACCTGCTGGCTTTGTTGGTGTAGAGACGGCGAAGGAACAACTGGGTGAATCCCTGGTTCCGCATATTCGGGTGGAAGGGCGAAAGGGGAGTGCAGTAGTTGCAGCAGCGATTATTAATGGGCTAGTAGATCTCGCCTGGCAAGCTTACGGACAAGAGCAGACTGGAATGGCTTGA
- a CDS encoding L-glutamine synthetase (IMG reference gene:2510095041~PFAM: Glutamine synthetase, catalytic domain; Glutamine synthetase, beta-Grasp domain~TIGRFAM: glutamine synthetase, type I) yields the protein MATPQEILEWIKRDNIQMIDLKFIDTPGTWQHLTLYHNMIDESSFTEGVAFDGSSIRGWKAINDSDMAMVPDPNTAWIDPFMEEPTLSMICSIIEPRTGQPYSRDPRSIAQKAIDYLKSTGIGDTCYFGPEAEFFIFDDVRFDQTQNSGYYSVDSVEGVWNSGREEAGGNLAYKPRNKEGYFPVAPTDTLQDIRTEMLLTMLKCGVPIEKHHHEVATGGQCELGFRFAELVKAADYLMTYKYCIKNVAKKYGKTVTFMPKPLFGDNGTGMHCHQSIWKEGQPTFFGDGYAQLSKTALNYIGGLLKHAPALLAFTNPSTNSYKRLVPGFEAPVNLAYSQGNRSASIRIPLTGDNPKAKRLEFRCPDPSCNPYLAFAAMLCAGIDGIKNEIDPGSPLDVDIYELTPEELAKVPSTPASLMDALKNLEKDHEFLTAGGVFTEDFIENWISYKLDREVIPVSIRPHPYEFALYYDC from the coding sequence ATGGCGACCCCGCAGGAAATCCTGGAATGGATTAAGCGTGACAATATTCAGATGATTGATCTGAAGTTCATCGACACTCCCGGTACATGGCAGCACCTAACCCTGTATCACAACATGATCGATGAAAGTAGCTTTACAGAAGGCGTTGCCTTTGATGGGTCTAGCATTCGGGGTTGGAAAGCCATCAACGACTCAGATATGGCGATGGTTCCCGATCCCAATACGGCTTGGATCGATCCGTTTATGGAAGAGCCAACGCTCAGCATGATCTGTAGCATCATCGAGCCTCGGACAGGGCAACCCTACAGTCGCGATCCTCGTTCCATTGCTCAGAAAGCGATCGATTATTTGAAATCGACTGGTATTGGTGATACTTGCTATTTTGGACCAGAAGCAGAGTTCTTTATTTTTGATGATGTCCGCTTCGATCAAACCCAAAATTCTGGTTACTACTCTGTAGACAGTGTGGAAGGTGTCTGGAACTCTGGACGAGAAGAAGCAGGTGGCAACTTAGCTTATAAGCCTCGTAACAAAGAAGGTTACTTCCCCGTCGCACCAACTGACACTCTGCAAGACATTCGGACTGAGATGCTGCTGACCATGCTGAAGTGTGGTGTTCCGATCGAAAAACACCACCACGAAGTGGCAACTGGTGGGCAGTGCGAACTCGGTTTTCGCTTTGCAGAACTGGTTAAAGCGGCTGACTACTTGATGACCTACAAGTACTGCATCAAGAATGTGGCGAAGAAATATGGGAAGACCGTAACCTTCATGCCCAAGCCACTATTTGGTGACAATGGAACTGGAATGCACTGCCACCAATCAATTTGGAAAGAGGGGCAACCTACATTCTTTGGAGATGGTTACGCCCAATTGAGTAAGACAGCACTTAACTACATCGGTGGATTGCTGAAGCATGCACCTGCACTGCTAGCATTTACCAACCCCTCTACAAACTCTTACAAGCGTCTGGTTCCTGGGTTTGAAGCTCCAGTAAACTTAGCATATTCTCAGGGCAATCGCTCGGCTTCAATCCGGATTCCGTTAACCGGAGATAACCCCAAGGCAAAGCGGTTGGAATTCCGCTGTCCTGATCCCTCTTGTAACCCTTACCTGGCGTTTGCAGCGATGCTATGTGCTGGCATTGATGGCATCAAGAATGAAATTGATCCAGGTTCTCCTTTGGATGTGGACATTTATGAACTTACTCCTGAAGAGTTGGCGAAAGTTCCATCGACACCCGCATCATTGATGGATGCCTTAAAGAACTTAGAGAAGGATCATGAATTCTTGACGGCAGGTGGTGTGTTTACAGAAGACTTCATCGAGAACTGGATTAGCTACAAGCTCGATCGCGAAGTGATTCCAGTGAGTATTCGTCCTCACCCCTATGAATTTGCGCTTTACTACGATTGTTAA
- a CDS encoding lipoate-protein ligase A (IMG reference gene:2510095043~PFAM: Biotin/lipoate A/B protein ligase family): protein MKATNHCKKNLESKTTWRLVPPICASGQVQMAIDSWLFEQHAQGLHPPTLRFYTWQPIAISLGYHQRQFPDCWNQLTWNQHPIELVRRPTGGRAVLHEGDLTYAVVMSGLPSNRMEAYRQICEFLIQGWRSLGVELCYGQAGRGYIRNPNCFGTATVADLILPDGAKLIGSAQLRRGDTVLQHGSIRLHQSPVLFETVFGLQEAPMPQLPLLTLAKETLHNTVIDTLVDAAMVCFQAEFQTQPLSEQEWQMVRKVQANINCDFQTLQSQTGRSSLVETQSDMPPHL, encoded by the coding sequence ATGAAAGCGACGAACCACTGCAAGAAGAATTTGGAGTCTAAAACCACCTGGCGCTTAGTGCCGCCTATCTGTGCATCGGGGCAGGTACAGATGGCGATTGATAGTTGGTTGTTTGAGCAACATGCCCAAGGGCTACACCCGCCAACCTTAAGGTTTTATACCTGGCAGCCTATTGCTATTTCTTTGGGCTATCATCAACGCCAGTTTCCTGACTGCTGGAATCAACTTACCTGGAATCAACATCCCATTGAATTAGTTCGTCGTCCTACAGGTGGACGAGCTGTGTTACACGAGGGAGACTTGACTTATGCTGTGGTCATGTCTGGATTGCCAAGTAATCGGATGGAAGCCTATCGGCAAATTTGTGAGTTTTTGATCCAGGGTTGGCGATCGCTAGGGGTTGAGTTGTGCTATGGGCAGGCAGGGCGCGGCTACATTCGCAATCCGAATTGTTTTGGTACTGCAACGGTTGCTGATCTGATTCTTCCAGATGGTGCCAAGTTGATTGGTAGTGCCCAACTGCGACGTGGGGATACCGTTCTACAACATGGTTCAATTCGATTGCATCAAAGCCCAGTCTTGTTTGAAACAGTGTTCGGTCTGCAAGAAGCACCCATGCCGCAATTGCCGCTGCTCACCTTAGCAAAGGAAACGCTGCATAACACCGTGATCGACACATTAGTGGATGCAGCAATGGTTTGTTTTCAAGCTGAATTTCAGACTCAACCACTCTCCGAGCAAGAGTGGCAAATGGTTCGGAAGGTTCAGGCAAATATTAACTGCGACTTTCAGACGCTTCAATCGCAGACTGGGCGATCGTCCCTAGTGGAAACCCAATCGGATATGCCCCCTCATCTTTAA
- a CDS encoding hypothetical protein (IMG reference gene:2510095045~PFAM: Uncharacterized protein conserved in bacteria (DUF2330)) has protein sequence MKLLRTLILSLLFLAGSVLVAAKAWAFCGFYVAKADATLYNQASQVVIARSGNKTVLTMANDYQGKLKDFAIVVPVPVVLKKEQVTVASAKAIARLDAFSAPRLVEYFDPDPCAPQFSYEQRPLPAAAPTPRRDAPGQRSHNSLGVTIEAKFTVGEYDIVILSAKESGGLETWLVENGYKIPQGAKDLLRPYIRQKMKFFVAKVNLKEFEQAGYQNLRPIQMTYDSPRFMLPIRLGMVNAEKAQDLLVYLLTPTGQAEITNYRTVKVPSGNEIPTFVKSEFNDFYTSMFQTSYEREGRNVAFLEYAWDMANCDPCSAEPLTRAELKEAGVFWLDQPEQPSHLSFPFRRPVPTTGAFITRLHVRYTRDKFPEDLMFHETNNRELFQGRYVLRHPFMQEATCSQGKQYVRSLPRRFEQEAQTLAKLTGWDIQEIRKKLPKIQAPSLSWWERLWIIVRGG, from the coding sequence ATGAAACTCCTCCGAACTCTAATACTTTCCCTCCTTTTCTTAGCTGGTAGTGTATTGGTTGCGGCTAAAGCCTGGGCGTTTTGTGGGTTTTATGTTGCTAAGGCCGATGCCACTCTTTACAATCAGGCTTCCCAGGTGGTGATTGCCCGCAGCGGCAACAAAACGGTGCTAACGATGGCAAACGACTATCAGGGCAAGCTCAAAGATTTTGCGATCGTCGTTCCAGTCCCAGTGGTGTTGAAAAAGGAACAGGTGACAGTAGCTAGTGCTAAAGCGATCGCTCGGTTGGATGCCTTCAGTGCTCCTCGCCTGGTGGAATACTTTGATCCCGATCCCTGCGCTCCCCAGTTTTCCTACGAACAACGACCTCTTCCTGCTGCTGCTCCTACGCCAAGACGAGATGCCCCTGGTCAACGCTCTCACAACTCTTTAGGAGTCACCATTGAGGCGAAGTTTACTGTTGGAGAGTATGACATTGTGATTCTGAGTGCGAAAGAATCGGGAGGGTTGGAAACCTGGCTGGTTGAAAATGGATACAAAATTCCTCAAGGAGCCAAAGATTTGTTGCGTCCTTACATTCGGCAGAAGATGAAGTTTTTTGTAGCAAAGGTGAACTTGAAGGAGTTTGAACAGGCAGGCTATCAAAATCTGCGCCCGATTCAGATGACTTATGACTCGCCCCGGTTTATGTTGCCAATTCGTCTCGGAATGGTGAATGCTGAGAAAGCTCAGGATTTGCTAGTTTATTTGCTGACTCCGACTGGGCAGGCAGAAATCACCAACTATCGCACAGTCAAAGTTCCATCAGGCAATGAGATTCCGACGTTTGTGAAGAGTGAGTTTAATGACTTTTACACGTCGATGTTTCAAACATCGTATGAGCGGGAAGGGCGAAATGTTGCTTTCCTAGAATATGCCTGGGACATGGCAAACTGCGATCCCTGTTCGGCTGAACCACTAACCCGTGCAGAACTGAAGGAGGCAGGTGTGTTTTGGTTGGATCAACCAGAACAACCTTCCCATTTGAGTTTTCCTTTTCGTCGTCCGGTTCCCACTACTGGAGCGTTTATTACCCGACTGCATGTGCGCTATACCCGAGATAAATTTCCTGAAGATTTAATGTTTCATGAAACGAATAACCGGGAGTTGTTCCAGGGACGGTATGTGTTGCGGCATCCGTTTATGCAAGAAGCAACGTGTTCCCAGGGTAAACAGTATGTGCGATCGCTACCTCGTCGATTTGAGCAAGAAGCCCAAACGCTCGCCAAACTCACAGGTTGGGATATTCAAGAGATTCGTAAAAAATTACCAAAGATACAGGCTCCCTCTCTTTCCTGGTGGGAGCGACTTTGGATAATAGTACGAGGAGGCTAA
- a CDS encoding hypothetical protein (IMG reference gene:2510095047), with amino-acid sequence MSRSELVENVRSLSRFFKKWVVFTAAVLLSFLTWFSPIQGFGSPAYAFNNPDLLPQKQTNVIDLAKFLTSEQETALASDLAAFEQETGWKLRVLTQFDRTPGTAVKDYWGLDDHSLLLVADPRGGNILNFSVGDALYPLMPRVFWIELQTRYGNQFYVRENGEDQAIIGALESVKTCIRQGGCQVVPGLPQEQWILTLITSIVGGVVCGFAAHPRKEGQLISWQWALIFSPLWGILFIAFGIGPVVSRTTDWLPLFRNIAGFMIGALVAFLSPSFTRSTPSET; translated from the coding sequence ATGTCCAGATCTGAACTTGTTGAAAACGTGCGATCGCTATCTCGCTTCTTTAAGAAATGGGTAGTTTTCACAGCAGCAGTCCTTCTGTCTTTCCTGACTTGGTTTAGTCCCATTCAAGGATTTGGCTCCCCAGCCTACGCATTTAACAACCCAGATTTGCTGCCCCAGAAGCAAACTAATGTTATCGATTTAGCAAAGTTTTTAACCAGCGAGCAAGAAACAGCCCTTGCAAGCGATCTGGCAGCATTCGAGCAGGAAACTGGCTGGAAACTGCGGGTACTGACTCAGTTTGACCGCACTCCTGGAACTGCCGTGAAAGATTATTGGGGGCTGGATGACCATAGTCTGTTGCTGGTAGCAGACCCAAGAGGCGGAAATATTTTGAACTTTAGCGTTGGTGATGCTCTTTACCCATTAATGCCTCGGGTGTTTTGGATCGAGCTACAAACTCGATACGGGAACCAGTTTTACGTCCGAGAAAATGGTGAGGATCAAGCTATTATTGGCGCATTGGAATCTGTGAAAACCTGCATTCGGCAAGGTGGATGTCAGGTCGTCCCAGGGTTGCCTCAAGAGCAATGGATTCTGACGTTAATTACCTCCATTGTGGGCGGTGTTGTATGCGGATTTGCAGCCCATCCCCGCAAAGAAGGACAACTAATTTCCTGGCAGTGGGCACTTATTTTTTCGCCTTTATGGGGCATTCTGTTCATTGCCTTTGGCATTGGTCCGGTCGTTTCTCGTACAACGGACTGGCTTCCTCTGTTTCGCAACATTGCAGGATTTATGATTGGTGCACTCGTGGCCTTTCTTTCTCCCAGTTTTACTCGCTCTACCCCCTCAGAAACCTGA
- a CDS encoding protein of unknown function DUF1821 (IMG reference gene:2510095042~PFAM: Domain of unknown function (DUF1821)): protein MALQLSSDAIADQIVDDETEHNLVGVIETVIASLDSENSAMVSRSEAGHLWKFKYGTVEVFVQLTGLGDEDMLTVWSAVLKLPAKNEPILMRQLLERNWSSTLEARFGIVNDEVVVVTNRSLADLSPGEISRAITIVASIADESDEPLQEEFGV from the coding sequence ATGGCGCTCCAATTATCTAGCGATGCAATCGCCGATCAAATCGTTGATGATGAGACAGAACATAATCTAGTAGGAGTTATTGAAACGGTCATTGCTAGCCTGGATAGCGAGAATTCAGCAATGGTCAGCCGTAGCGAGGCTGGGCATTTGTGGAAATTCAAGTATGGAACGGTGGAAGTCTTTGTTCAACTCACAGGACTAGGCGATGAGGATATGTTGACTGTATGGTCAGCCGTGTTGAAACTGCCTGCCAAGAATGAACCGATTCTCATGCGGCAACTTTTAGAGCGGAATTGGTCGAGCACATTAGAAGCACGGTTTGGTATTGTTAATGATGAAGTGGTGGTAGTGACGAATCGATCGCTGGCTGATTTGTCTCCAGGCGAGATCTCTCGTGCTATTACAATTGTTGCGTCGATCGCCGATGAAAGCGACGAACCACTGCAAGAAGAATTTGGAGTCTAA
- a CDS encoding transposase (IMG reference gene:2510095050~PFAM: Transposase IS200 like): MSEYIHKSHNVTVLLYHLVFPAKYRRAVFDEQVDEVLREVCLEIEKRYEIKFIEIGVDKDHVHFLVQSVPTYSVTKLVKMIKSLTAREVFRRCPQVKQKLWGGEFWSDGYFASTVGKHGDEGMIANYVKNQGNEYLKLHRDEQLTLF, from the coding sequence ATGAGCGAGTACATCCACAAAAGTCATAACGTTACGGTTTTGCTATACCACCTTGTGTTTCCAGCAAAGTATCGGCGGGCTGTGTTTGATGAACAGGTCGATGAAGTTTTGCGAGAAGTTTGCCTGGAGATTGAGAAACGCTACGAGATTAAATTTATAGAAATCGGTGTAGACAAAGACCATGTGCACTTTTTAGTCCAATCGGTGCCGACATACAGCGTGACCAAATTGGTCAAAATGATCAAGAGTTTGACCGCAAGGGAAGTGTTTCGGCGTTGTCCTCAGGTGAAGCAAAAGCTATGGGGTGGAGAGTTTTGGAGTGATGGCTATTTTGCAAGTACAGTTGGGAAACACGGGGATGAAGGGATGATTGCGAACTACGTCAAAAATCAGGGTAACGAATATCTCAAGCTACACCGAGATGAGCAGCTTACTCTTTTTTGA
- a CDS encoding Zn-dependent protease (IMG reference gene:2510095044~PFAM: CBS domain; Peptidase family M50) has product MQGGWRVGSLFGIPLFIDPSWFLILGFLIYQISGNWQEKYPAWGMVTIYGAAIATALLLLGSVLMHELGHSLVARSQGIKVNSITLFLFGGVASISQESKTPGQAFQVAISGPLVSLLLFILLSGLFFAIPGETTPLKVMAGNLASINLILALFNLLPGLPLDGGQILKAAVWKATGSRFKGAHWAASTGKIFGWILISSVLFLGFSGLWFALIGWFMLQNASTSDRVTELQETLLALKAADAMTREFRVVDAEMSLRRFADEYLLGNACSEVYYAASDGRYRGMVITDDLHYVERSEWENNNLFRIIHPLTKIPSVEETTPLVQVIQQMESQQLRRMTVLSPARAVSGVIDRGDIVRALAQKLKMTVSENLIKQIKDEGAYPIGFPLGTIAQSAIEASESRS; this is encoded by the coding sequence ATGCAGGGAGGTTGGCGGGTTGGGTCGCTGTTTGGTATCCCTCTCTTTATTGATCCATCCTGGTTTCTAATTTTGGGGTTCCTGATTTACCAAATTAGTGGGAACTGGCAGGAAAAATATCCTGCATGGGGGATGGTAACCATTTATGGAGCAGCTATTGCAACAGCACTGTTGCTGTTAGGCTCAGTATTGATGCATGAACTGGGGCATAGCCTGGTGGCGCGATCTCAGGGAATTAAAGTGAATTCTATTACCCTGTTCCTGTTTGGTGGTGTTGCGTCTATCTCTCAAGAGTCCAAAACGCCGGGACAGGCATTTCAAGTAGCGATCTCAGGCCCACTTGTTAGCCTCCTCTTGTTTATCCTGCTAAGTGGGTTGTTCTTCGCAATCCCTGGAGAGACAACCCCTCTAAAAGTAATGGCTGGTAACTTAGCCTCAATTAACCTGATTTTGGCATTGTTTAACCTGCTGCCAGGACTGCCCTTAGACGGTGGACAAATTCTTAAGGCAGCCGTTTGGAAGGCAACTGGGAGTCGCTTCAAAGGTGCTCACTGGGCAGCCAGCACGGGCAAAATCTTCGGTTGGATATTAATTAGTAGCGTTTTGTTTCTAGGCTTTAGCGGGCTGTGGTTTGCCCTGATTGGCTGGTTTATGCTGCAAAATGCCAGTACATCTGATCGAGTGACGGAACTTCAAGAGACGCTGTTGGCACTCAAGGCAGCCGATGCAATGACTCGTGAATTTCGGGTAGTGGATGCTGAGATGTCCCTACGACGCTTTGCGGATGAGTATTTGTTAGGGAATGCTTGTTCCGAGGTATACTATGCTGCCTCTGATGGACGTTATCGCGGTATGGTGATTACCGACGATTTGCACTACGTTGAACGTAGCGAGTGGGAGAATAACAACTTATTTCGTATTATTCATCCTCTTACAAAGATTCCCTCGGTTGAAGAGACAACACCGTTGGTTCAAGTGATTCAGCAAATGGAGTCACAGCAACTTCGTCGCATGACTGTGCTTTCTCCTGCTCGCGCTGTGTCTGGTGTGATTGATCGGGGCGATATTGTGCGGGCATTGGCGCAAAAACTGAAAATGACGGTGTCTGAAAATTTGATTAAACAAATTAAAGATGAGGGGGCATATCCGATTGGGTTTCCACTAGGGACGATCGCCCAGTCTGCGATTGAAGCGTCTGAAAGTCGCAGTTAA
- a CDS encoding hypothetical protein (IMG reference gene:2510095049), whose protein sequence is MIIPLTRKTFEELVPAVATGAQYAYCWGKLSDLLRRVLISVVGMFVVILLKALFFRQGFDEILLIGGIIVGLYWIWGPVLTASLQNIECRRYGYCGFWQGKVLDVYITEELIGTEETVNSRGDLVIVENRERCLNLEVGDELGFLTCLRVPLKRSHRAIDIGDTAELIVFSNRADLGRISKTSDIYLSDHNLWVSDYPYVRRDAFIDVSRRINRQLMVEPTVEPERPKRKRTPKSERQNELVRREGSRSRYEDEYRSNSSKSTETEPPRRRSSRRRSAENW, encoded by the coding sequence ATGATAATTCCTTTGACCCGTAAAACCTTTGAAGAACTTGTTCCGGCTGTGGCAACTGGAGCACAGTATGCCTATTGCTGGGGAAAACTGAGTGACTTATTGCGACGGGTGCTAATCTCTGTTGTGGGGATGTTTGTTGTTATTCTCCTCAAAGCACTTTTTTTTAGACAAGGTTTTGATGAAATCCTGCTTATTGGGGGAATCATTGTTGGGTTGTATTGGATTTGGGGACCAGTGCTGACAGCAAGCCTGCAAAATATCGAATGTCGTCGCTATGGATATTGTGGGTTTTGGCAAGGCAAAGTACTCGACGTTTACATTACAGAAGAGTTGATTGGCACTGAAGAAACAGTGAACAGTCGGGGGGATCTCGTAATTGTTGAGAATCGTGAGCGGTGTCTAAACCTTGAGGTTGGAGACGAACTTGGGTTTTTAACCTGTCTTCGAGTACCCCTTAAACGCAGCCATCGTGCGATCGATATTGGTGACACCGCAGAATTAATCGTGTTCTCAAATCGGGCAGATCTGGGACGCATCAGTAAGACTTCTGACATTTACCTTTCAGACCATAACCTGTGGGTTAGTGACTATCCTTATGTTCGACGAGATGCCTTCATAGATGTCAGTCGCCGCATTAATCGGCAATTAATGGTAGAACCAACCGTTGAACCAGAACGCCCCAAACGTAAACGTACCCCAAAATCAGAACGTCAAAACGAACTGGTTCGGCGAGAAGGTTCTCGCTCTCGGTATGAAGATGAATACCGAAGTAACTCCAGCAAATCTACTGAAACAGAACCCCCTCGTCGCCGTTCTTCTCGTCGGCGTTCTGCTGAGAACTGGTAA